TACTCAGGGAACACTTTTTCAGTAAACTTTCGTGATACAAAAATTTTTACACATAACTTCTTTCAATCCACTTCTTGGAAGATTttcttttgcataacttttcacgATATACAACTTACATGTATAACTTTCTTTTAGAAAAGTTATCAGGGGGTTTTTAGCATAACTCCCATGATAATATTATTAGCAAAATTTTCCGCACAACTTTTACGCATAAGTTCACTATCCAACTTTCTATGAAATATTTTAGCATAATTTCATTAAAACATTATTATCAAACAAAAACTTCTCAGGAGATAACGTAATAGAAAGTAAAAAAAGAACTTAGTTTAACAAAAACTCAAAGGAACACCTTTagaaagaacaagaaaaagaaaaagtaacTAATACATATGTATGAGAGTCTCACATACAGGGACTCAAGCTGGACGTACAGCTATATACCCCCTATCTCGTACGCATACACGAGTCACTCGCGCAGAGCGCGGGCAGCGTGCATCGCTGTCTCGTCGTGCGTCAAGAAGCCTGCTAACGCGCGCTTGCGGAATTGGATTCGCGGGGTTTTCATGAGAACCAGTATTAAGTAAATTCTTATGTTCTTGTAAACGACATTTGCGCTAGACTGATAAATGATGAGTACTGGCAAAGCTCAAATCCAGGCTAGAGTTGTTCAACAAACCAAACGGACCCATAATCACCAAATGAGAAAGGTTGAGCTGGAGCCGGAACCAGGCTCTGAATGCAGAGTAGAAGGAGCACTTACAGGTGACAAGGTTGATGACCCAAATATGGAAGAATAGGTCGTACGGGATCCCCGGGTTCTCCGCCTTCCTGCGGTCCATGGCGCAGCCGGGGCAGCCATCGAAGTACACCTCGGTCTTCTTCTCCAGCAATGGCACCGCTGCctttccctcgccgccggccatacCTTCGTCTGTCTTTCTTAGCTTGTGCAACTGCTGGTTCAGTACCTTCTGAGATCGATTGGGATGGGAAACCAAAAGTCAGAAGGaagaattatatatatatatatatatatatatatgctagaTCATGCAGGACGTGATCATGTGCTGAATGGAATTAATTAATAATGTCTGCTTGGTGAGGCTGACTCAGTTACTCTAAGTGAGAGTCTCCGCTAATCCTTCTATGAGCACGCACGCTGAAATTAAATAACAATAAGTATGTAGGGAAATCGAAGACTTTAAGATGGAGTAGACTTTTTCTGTCCTAAACTATCTGTAAACACCCGGGATCCCGCACTGTACCTTTGTATGGAATTAGCCCGGGGAGTCGGGGACTTAACATATTATGCAACTATAACCTCACATCTgcaactccccccccccccccccgccccacaCACACCCAGACAAAAGTCTCTCCAAAACCCAGTCCTCGCTATATCCAACTCACCACCCAGCCCCCTCCGCTAACTTTGTTTGCCGAGCGGACGCGGCTCGCCATTCCCTCCCGCGGTCCCTGGCGCCCTCCCACGCAGCTTCCGGAGCTCGCGGAGAAGGGAGGGAAGGCCGCCGATGCGGCGGAGGGGAGCTGGAGAGAGGACGTGCGGCGGTGGAGAGGGGGCAATTCGGAGGCGGAGAGGGCTCGTGATGGCAAAGACAGGAGGGACGGCCACCGGCGGATGGCTTGGCCAGCGTCGGGACACCGTTGGGGgtaggaggagaggaggtgtgtagaaaggaagaagataagagaggagtatgacatgtggggcccaatGACCCTGTGGCATATGGAGAGTCTGTTAGGAAGCTTAGCAGTTTGTGAAGCTTTTTATTTTGTACTTAGCTCTCAATCTCTAAATTTAGCTAATGCTATTGCTAGTCTCTTAGAGATGCTCTTAATCTCATTGGAAGTGTCATGGGCTTTGAATTTCGTGCTACATCAGCAAATTTGCACTTGAATAGTTGTGGGTTTAACTGTTCATGGATGATCCGCAATCCACAACTATTCATATGCAAATTTCTCTCtatctttttttgtttcttcttgcacAAGTTTTTGTTCAACCTCAAACTTTGAATGATGGTAGATACTTATGTGCTCTATCCATTCATATTTTTGGATAAACTTTTTATGCAAAAATTTAGGTGTAATTACATTTTGTAACACGGTAACACCTAAAGGCCGGTAACACCAGATACGTTCGCCTAATTATACCATATCATAACCTAGATTCTCGGATCTTTGTGATATACTCTAATCAGGGTTTaaaaaaccggtgggaaccggtctggtttgaccggtccggtccggttccggtttgggccagTACCAAACcggctcaaattcaaaattcaaatttgaattcaaaaaaatgaaaaattcccaaaaaatttctaaaaatactttaaggtgcgtcgaatctaatggtgtcaaattttctcaaaaattcgttcgtttaacatacttttcatgcatttaaagttaaaccaaaaaagaaaaggaaaaaaatgagacggcccattaaggcccacttggtaaaccggtcaaaccggccggtaaaccggtcaaaccggccggtataccgttacaaaccggttacacatgcgattttaccggtctaaccggccggtataccggtacgaaccggttgaactgagttttttgaattcaaatttgaattcgaccggtagcgaccggtttccggccaaaccggaccggtataccggtaccggaccccggcggtttggccggtccggtcggtaaATGAAACCCTGACTCTAATACCAATAATCAATATCAACTTTCCATGGCAACGCCCAACAAACGTAGAAACAATAATCATTCCTTTGTGAAAATGTTGTGACACACAATtatagtgatacaaatataagCACTCAATTATGCCACCATTTGTTGTTGATTATAACCCAGCCATCGTCTAGTAAACACTCTTGACCCACCATCCGAATGACCCATTGTTTTTGTAACTAATACTAATCCCTTCCACGTTGTTGTTCTGATATGGCCATAAAGGGTTTGAATGTAAGGATAAGGCCAAGAAACGCGATGACATTCAGCAGAAGGAACACCATCTGATCACCTGTATATAATGAGAAGATACATTAAACAAGAATAAAATATTCCATGGCCTCtagtaattttttaaaaaaggtcTAGTAGTTAAAAACACTACTAAAGAAACAGTTTTTAGGGATGggtaaaaacatatttttaggAAATGGGCGCAAAATCTGCCCCTAGTTTTCGCTGCTACATATACATTTTATAGGGGTGGGTAACTGGCCCGCCTCTAAAACCTCATTTCTAGGGCCGGGTCATGCCCTCAACCGACCCGCCCCGCCCCTACAGattgaataaaaaataaaaaaaaatcaaaatggcAGCAGCTCGCTACTGCACCGCGCTGCTACCGCGCACTGACGTTGCCGAGCCTCGTCGCCGCGTGGCGCCGCCAACGCCGCTCCCATGCTGCTCCACCGTGCCGCTCCCGCGCTGAGCActcacgccgccgtcgcggacCCGTGctcgtagccgccgccgcgcgtgcgTTGCTCCCGTGCCAGGCGCTCGCGCCGGCGCTTGTAGCCGCCACCGCACACCGTGACCGCATGCTTCATTGTCATCGGGCGctcgcgctgccgccgcgcgctcATGCCGCcaccagagagagagagtagtgtGAAGAGACGTGGGACACGTTGATAAGGAATAAGAGGGGGGGCGGAGAGATGATGGGGAGAGTTGGTGGCCCGTTGATCTTGGTTCACTTGATTCAGCCAATAGTTTGTAGTCCTGCCCATCACGTGGATCCATAGCTCTATTTCACCTGCTCCTAAAAATGATATTTTTTAGGAGCGGGTCACTCCctcacccgcctctaaaaataaactttttaaaattataaaattttgtTTAAATGAAAACATATAGCAAAACATATCCAAAAAGATAAAATTTTGACCATAAGCCTATCGTGACATGTagaaatttaaaataatatcaaatctaTATTTCAACGTATGTATTGATTAAGAGTGTGGAATCATAATTTATAACTCACTTATTTTGTGCTTTCTACACTCAAAATCATTATATACAATGAAATatacttttgattttttttcttgttctaTAGATTAAAATAGGtatatggtaaaaatttcacttttttatgtgttttgctatttttctcGACTTAAATGAATTTTTGAAAGAAGTTGAAAAATTacttgtaggggcgggtgaggcccCCACTCGCCCCTACAATGGATTTCCTAATTTattcacctgcccctacaaTGGATTTCCTAATTTACTCTAAAAATCGATTTAGTTCGAAGAAAATATCCGGATACTCGGTATACATCCGGATTCTCCGGACGGATATCCGATTGAATACCCGGGTACTCCGGCTATACGTATGGATACTTCAGACATATGTTTGGACATCCGTTCGAATAcctggatactccgggtatatgtcTGGATACTATGTAGTATCTTACTAactcgcccctacaaatgcatttttaggggcgggcgaCGCCTTCACTtgcccctacaaataattttattttttagaaattttttgtatttcaaaaaaataggaaaaaaataataaaaagtgAAATTTTTTAGCATAAGCATCTTGTGATCTATAGAACtagataaaaaatattaaaaccATATTTCAGCGTATATGATGGTTAAGAGTGTGAAATCATAATATATAAGTCGCTCACTCCAATATCTTATACAACTTAAGGCTTAGTTTGTGGTTTCCACACTCATTATCACTATATACTCAAGGCTTAGAGGCGGGTCGGTTGCTACAGTGACCGAGCACCATTTGCTAAAAAAAAGTCGAGGCATTTCTACAAATCCATTTTTGTAGTTGCAAAAAGttcaaaaattaaaaatagGAAACATGTCTTGGCCTTATATGCCCAAGATTTATAAATTTCCAGTTTGGATGCAACAAAAATGAGAAATTTTGATTTATATAGCTTCACTAATTTCCATTGTTTCGATTAATAACCTAATTAGGAAATGATTAGGTCCACCAGTCAAAAATAGAGGCAATGCATATCCGaatgaaacaaacaaaaaatgtgTAGGCAAAGATACATAAAACCTTAATAGCAGATGAATCCTTTCCAAAAAAGAATAACATATGAATATAGGGTGGTATTTGTCAAATAGATAAAAATTGACCTGGAAAGAAGAAAGCGTGATGGCGTTTTTGTGCCCAAGAAAACCTGCAGTTGTAAATGATTAGCAAGTCTTGAGGAACCCCATAATGCTTAGAACGAACTTTGGTGCAATAGTTTTTAGTTACATGGAAGTAGTAGTGATTAACTGCTATAAATTCAACTTAGAATACACATGACACACACTGATCTCTATGCAGAAATTTGAAACTTCAGCCACATGTATAATATAGTAGTAAAATTAGAAATTTGAATTGTAAGTTTATTTTAACTCAAAGCTCATGAAGTCTCACACAATGCCTGCCCCTGCAGGAGCGACTGATTTGAATAAGGACATTACTGTCATGGACAGTCCATTTGCAGCTCCTCTTTGGTCTTGATGCTGTTAATAATTCCATGTTCATCAATGAATTGTAGACTTGCAGGAGATATATGTAATCTGACACAGTATCATCAATTAAAATATTAACATGAAGTGTATACAAGTCTTAAGTGGCCTCAAGTTCACATGGGAACAGTAAGTCCATTATAAAGCTACCACTCATGGTAACAGCAGATATATGGAGAGAATTTGTTCTAAACATCAAGGTAATTGGAAAAGAAAATACTCACACCAAGGTTATTTTTTAGCACTGATGCAATATTCAAAATGATCGATAGTCCAATTCCTGACAGATATGTCATATAGGGATAGGCAAATAGAATAGGTATACACAAAATCTGCAAGATCAGGGAACCACTTAGATATTTAGCTAGATTAGAAAGCATATCAGCAGTTAAACATTAGTTTTTACTCACAGCTGCAATTCGAGAAGAATTGAGAGGTCCAAGAATCTTATTAATATGAGGATATACAAAGAGTTGATATACAAGAAGACTGATACCTGGAAATGCAAGAGGGAAAAATACTGCCATTTTTCAATATTGATATAACaaataaatagaaaaattcaagtgtaaataatatttagaagaaaaatacagTTAGATTAAGGCAAGGCCTTGAATACTCTGTCTAGCTTCCGAGGTAAAAGTTAACAATTCATTTCCACTTTGTCATTGATCATGACCAGATACAATCATTAAAATTTATAGTAGCAGTGATTTTAAAATGCTTCTTGGAAATATAGTTAAGTGTGACAGAATGGTCAGTGCATACACTGCACTAGCAACAACGCTGGTGACAATACCAAAAGAGGTCTTACCTGTAACTGAAAGCACTTGACCTACATCCTCAGATGATAAACTAAGGCCACCATACTTTTTGTCACTTTCAGCCCATAAAGAGAACACCTGGTGTTGATTTCAAATGCATTAGTACATACTCAAGTACTGATAAAACCTTAAGCTTGCTTATCATAGGTAGTGTAGTATTAACATAGTAGATTTATCACTGGATACCATAATTTGAGTTTTCGGATTGCTACAAGTATTTGAGGTAATATATTGTGTTGTGACATGTAGCAGTTGCATATTAGGACATATATTCTCAATTACCTGAAAATTGTTTCCTACTTAGATCGCTCATTTCTTATATTGCAAGTAATATATATTGTGTTCCATTTTGTGTTGAAAACATCATATTTCATGTCTGCCAAAATGTAGTAGATTCAAGTCAATTAATTCTAGAACCATCACAGAACTAGCTATTTATATCCAAATAGATAGTAACAATCCAATAATAATTGTACTATTAAGAGGACATTATATTCTCAGTCCATCCCTATCTCTATCAGGTAAGTTTATAGGTTGTATCAAAATTGTATACTAATTATAATATACATCTTAGACATGCATGTTTGGTGACTGCATAATTAGGCATCATATTTGAGTACTCCAAAACAATAAGAAATTGGAGATAGTACCTCTGTATAAGCCATATCATGAAATGAGAATACACAATACATAATTATGGATGACATCAAGGGCCAATTCTTGAATAAACTCTTCCTGTCATCGAAACTAGAAGTTTGTTCAAACCTCTCTTCGTAGCCATTCAGGTGGGCCTCCAAAGcttcaaaatttttattttcattttcacATACATTATGCATGTGTAACGTCTCCTAAAATGCATTTCAATATACTTTACTATAGAATGAGGAAGAATAAATTTGAGGGAGAAAATATTTAGATGTCTTAGAAATGAAATAATTTAAAATATGTATTTCCTTAATGTCTCCTGCTTTACACCAATATTGTACCTTTTATTAAATAAATGGATGTACTTAGTGTGAAATCTTCCAAACAATGTGATTGTGAGGATGGGGAAGAAAATTTTCTAGACACCATTATCCTTCCAAGAAGACTAATTAATTTGGACACTCAAGACCTTTTATGTAAGTAAAAAGAGGCACATCTCAGTGTTACAGAAAACAAAGTTTATGCTTAGACTTGACATTGCATAAAGGAGGTTCAAATACTTAAATATTTATATTATCACCAAACTCCCTCCATCTACAATATGCGAAAAATGGGTAGAATTGTGGAATATTAAGTCAATCCAAAAGATCAATTCTGAACTGTGAATGAATGgtgcatgaatttctcaaaaGTGCTTCATTTTATAAATATTGCCTACTGGATTTACCAAAAAGTACAAATTTTAACTAGAGAGATTGATCATAATttaaaaatattgaaattttATTTATCTTACAACATCAGAAGAGTTTTACAACAAAATCCAAGAAAGTTGGAAAAGTATCTCCTCAACACCCAGCTTTGCTTCAATCTTTGTGCCATATAGTTTCTagagaagcaaataaataaaaggAGCATAACAAAGCTTTTTGCAAGTAAAATATAACACCAATGCAATCTCGCGTACCGGCATCCATATGCAGCTCACAAGAACAACAACAGCAAAGAGCGATGAGCATAAGCATGGCAACAAATACGGGAACCTATAAGGGTTCCATCCAATGTAAGTATTCCAGAAATTAAGTATCTTAAATAATCTAGATTTGATTGAAGAAAGAATACCTTCCAAAGAATGAGTCAGGTGAAAACACGTTTGGAAATTTTTCTGCAGGCTGGCATAATAGAATTAGGTTACCATTTCTGATTAACTCCAGCATAAAAATGTTGGATGTCTACTGTACCAGTGCAAGGTAACCACCAAGAGCAGGACCAATGATCAAACCTATTCCCCAAG
This genomic interval from Panicum virgatum strain AP13 chromosome 8K, P.virgatum_v5, whole genome shotgun sequence contains the following:
- the LOC120643475 gene encoding protein ZINC INDUCED FACILITATOR-LIKE 1-like isoform X3; amino-acid sequence: MEEQSTLPLLQKEYHLDCPGCDYDRKRDLQEGLPYKEFLYIWMICLTAALPVSLLFPFLYFMTRDLHVAERTEDIGFYAGFVGASFMLGRCLISTVWGIAADRIGRKPIVMFGIFSVVVFNTLFGLSTSYWMAIATRFLLGALNGLLGPIKATKVCRTEHQALGLSLVSTAWGIGLIIGPALGGYLALPAEKFPNVFSPDSFFGRFPYLLPCLCSSLFAVVVLVSCIWMPETLHMHNVCENENKNFEALEAHLNGYEERFEQTSSFDDRKSLFKNWPLMSSIIMYCVFSFHDMAYTEVFSLWAESDKKYGGLSLSSEDVGQVLSVTAILCIPILFAYPYMTYLSGIGLSIILNIASVLKNNLGHQDQRGAANGLSMTVMSLFKSVAPAGAGIVFSWAQKRHHAFFFPEGTEPAVAQAKKDRRRYGRRRGKGSGAIAGEEDRGVLRWLPRLRHGPQEGGEPGDPVRPILPYLGHQPCHLYATIVIISILIFHDKGFAHCKKSRRYWILCWIRRCCIYVG
- the LOC120643475 gene encoding protein ZINC INDUCED FACILITATOR-LIKE 1-like isoform X2 is translated as MEEQSTLPLLQKEYHLDCPGCDYDRKRDLQEGLPYKEFLYIWMICLTAALPVSLLFPFLYFMTRDLHVAERTEDIGFYAGFVGASFMLGRCLISTVWGIAADRIGRKPIVMFGIFSVVVFNTLFGLSTSYWMAIATRFLLGALNGLLGPIKVSTAWGIGLIIGPALGGYLALPAEKFPNVFSPDSFFGRFPYLLPCLCSSLFAVVVLVSCIWMPETLHMHNVCENENKNFEALEAHLNGYEERFEQTSSFDDRKSLFKNWPLMSSIIMYCVFSFHDMAYTEVFSLWAESDKKYGGLSLSSEDVGQVLSVTGISLLVYQLFVYPHINKILGPLNSSRIAAILCIPILFAYPYMTYLSGIGLSIILNIASVLKNNLGHQDQRGAANGLSMTVMSLFKSVAPAGAGIVFSWAQKRHHAFFFPEGTEPAVAQAKKDRRRYGRRRGKGSGAIAGEEDRGVLRWLPRLRHGPQEGGEPGDPVRPILPYLGHQPCHLYATIVIISILIFHDKGFAHCKKSRRYWILCWIRRCCIYVG
- the LOC120643475 gene encoding protein ZINC INDUCED FACILITATOR-LIKE 1-like isoform X1, which translates into the protein MEEQSTLPLLQKEYHLDCPGCDYDRKRDLQEGLPYKEFLYIWMICLTAALPVSLLFPFLYFMTRDLHVAERTEDIGFYAGFVGASFMLGRCLISTVWGIAADRIGRKPIVMFGIFSVVVFNTLFGLSTSYWMAIATRFLLGALNGLLGPIKATKVCRTEHQALGLSLVSTAWGIGLIIGPALGGYLALPAEKFPNVFSPDSFFGRFPYLLPCLCSSLFAVVVLVSCIWMPETLHMHNVCENENKNFEALEAHLNGYEERFEQTSSFDDRKSLFKNWPLMSSIIMYCVFSFHDMAYTEVFSLWAESDKKYGGLSLSSEDVGQVLSVTGISLLVYQLFVYPHINKILGPLNSSRIAAILCIPILFAYPYMTYLSGIGLSIILNIASVLKNNLGHQDQRGAANGLSMTVMSLFKSVAPAGAGIVFSWAQKRHHAFFFPEGTEPAVAQAKKDRRRYGRRRGKGSGAIAGEEDRGVLRWLPRLRHGPQEGGEPGDPVRPILPYLGHQPCHLYATIVIISILIFHDKGFAHCKKSRRYWILCWIRRCCIYVG
- the LOC120643475 gene encoding probable peptide/nitrate transporter At3g43790 isoform X4, which translates into the protein MEEQSTLPLLQKEYHLDCPGCDYDRKRDLQEGLPYKEFLYIWMICLTAALPVSLLFPFLYFMTRDLHVAERTEDIGFYAGFVGASFMLGRCLISTVWGIAADRIGRKPIVMFGIFSVVVFNTLFGLSTSYWMAIATRFLLGALNGLLGPIKATKVCRTEHQALGLSLVSTAWGIGLIIGPALGGYLALPAEKFPNVFSPDSFFGRFPYLLPCLCSSLFAVVVLVSCIWMPETLHMHNVCENENKNFEALEAHLNGYEERFEQTSSFDDRKSLFKNWPLMSSIIMYCVFSFHDMAYTEVFSLWAESDKKYGGLSLSSEDVGQVLSVTGISLLVYQLFVYPHINKILGPLNSSRIAAILCIPILFAYPYMTYLSGIGLSIILNIASVLKNNLGITYISCKSTIH